CATGGAGGGGGTGAGGTGGACACAAAATCCCACCCCAGCTGAGAAGTTATTGGCATTGGATAGTTGGTAGGAAAGGAAGAGTCAACTTTCTTTAATGGTATGACCTCTTGTTGACCAACCTCTAGGGCAGACCCCATCGCCAAGACTAGTTGGCTCATACAAACTGGACTtgatgaagggaaaaaaaagaagaaagctttaAGCTGGGCTGGAAGGGAGGTGAGAGTGGAGTTGGGGATGAGGAGTGAATACGATCAAAATACATTGGataaaatcctcaaagaattagtttattattaataaagaaaaagttcgTGTGAAGAGCTCTTCTTAATGTCTAGGAAAGAACTCACTTGTCTTCTAATATTTCTATCAAAGAAgagggcagggactggagagatggttcagcagttaattgaatctgggttcaattcccagctctcacatgttgcctcacaaccatctctaacacCAGTTCCAAGGGAACTGACATGCTCTTCagaccttcacaggcaccaggcatgcatgtggtgcatgcacatacatccaggcaaaatacacataaagcaaaaccaaagtaAAAGAGGAGAAGGGTGGATTGAAAGAGTGGACATGTGGGAAGTGAATTTTGAGTCTAGAATGGTTGAGGAGGTCAGTACATAATCACTGGCAACAAATGTCTGtcccaaggaagtcaggacagaagaGGGGGCTGCTTTTATGTGCAGTCTTTGGTGAAGCACCTCCCCAAGCAGGTCCACAACCAGGGAGTGTGGGAGGTTGTAGCTGCTGCCCACTGCCTACTGTTAGAACAATGTGAGCCAAGCCAGCCGGACCCCAGGCCACTAAAGAATCCCTTTCCCAAGGGATGGAAGTCATGTAAGGAGAAGCCAAATATGGCTTGGCAGTGCCTTGGCTAAGGACCAAGAGACTAAAGAGACATCATTTGACAGCTTTTCCATTACAGCTCTCATGTCATAGTGCCCAAAACAACTAAAACAAAGGACAAACCTAGAAAGAGGCTTCATTCCCAACAGCTCTAATCTAGGACGATTCTCAAACATGGTGCCCACCCTGGCCTGACCTGCTTCATCCTGCATCACTTTTACCCACATCCTCCTCACCATACCGCCCTCTGGTTTGTAGTCCAACAAAAAGCTCTTCACTTCCATTCTCTTTGGCTGTTATCCCTTCTTCCTGGCTATTAGGTACCGTCTTCCAGCTTACAGTTTGTCTACATCAGCTTGTTTCTCCATTGAAATATTAACATTCCTCTTCTAGTAACAAACAATTTCAGGCAAAAAACCAGAACTATTTCTTTCTGGGTGGGCTCTTTTGGCCTTACGACTGTCCTCAGGCTTCCAGCCCCGGGTCACTTAGAACAGAGAAACAAATGTGATGCCATCATCATATCCACCATCTTGTAGCTATCGATACCCCTTCCTTCTCTAGGGAAGtcagtatatttaattttttctgttgAATAAAGGGGTGGGGATACAAATTGAGCTGTAGTCCCCTGATTGCCTGAATGGATTTTCTTCACAAGACAAATGCATGGAGCAAAACCTGGTGTTGCTTTTCTAGCTCCAACCGCTGTTTCCTGGTACTACCTCCCAGCATTCCTCAATTGCGCCCTGCACTTCCTGCCTGAACCCACTGTTAGCATAATTTCACAGCCAGTGGGCCTTCCTCATGCTTGCTTGTGGTGTGTTATTTCTTCACAACTTTGAAGTAAATCCTGTACTGCTGTTTCGTGTTCCTGGTTTATCGCACTATTTGAACTTAATCTGTTCTCTTATCTTCCATAGCAACTGCTCATGAATAAATACACTTGAGTCTGGAGAAGTCTGCTCCCGGTGTTGAGTTTACCCATGTGGATGCTAAACGTCaatttctgccttcctttctcctgtttcCTAGGCCCAGCTTAATTCTGAACTATGCTTTGAGAGGACTTTAGCTCAGCCTTTGGAGTTGCTGTGCACCTCCATGATTCAGTACAtattcagatttctttttccagTATTAACATCCCTCCCTTAGAAATTGGCACTACATGATTGGATGGAAAGTACTCATTGTGCTTATTCCCAGTCAGGACAGGGAAGACTCTGAAAACCCAACCTGCCACATTCCTGAAAATGGCCAGATTGTGCAATCTGGGAAAAGGAGACCTGTGTGAAGAGAAATCTTTATGTTCTGAAAGATAAATAACGGCCAAGTGGGATTATGCAAGATGAAACAGGGGATTGCTCTACTAGCTGAGGGACAGTATATATAGATAGCCTCAGCCACATCTCCTCAACAAGTGACACAAGCCACTCACCAGAGGTCTCAGCAGGAACTGACAGCCCAGGTGAGTTATCAGAACTTTCCAACATTTGCTCTTTGCAAATTCTTTTTCCCAACAGCATTCACTCACTTGTTGTGTTTTCCTGCTCTGTCTCTTTCCTGAATGAATCTACTAGATGAATTAGAATTCACTGGAGGCGATACTTTTATCATGGAGATTTGTTGTATGCTTCTGTGTGAATTCAGGGGAGGGTGGAGTCAGCCCTCTACAGGTAGACTGCAGAGGTCTATGATGGTTATAAGGCCCCTACACACCTCTCTAGAAACTTCCTATACACTTGGGTTTTGGCTGGCAAGATTGGAATGCAATGTGCTTTATGCTAACGATCCATTTGCAAACTCTCAGACAGTGGGAGTCTAATGAAATGTGGAAATGGGGAGCTAGATAGCTCCCTGGAATCCACTTATATCATCTACCTCTACACGTGTGTGGGTTTATGTATAAAATCCAGAGGGATTGGTTACTGGCATTAAAGGACAGCTCAACATTACAGAAGCATCCACCGCCCCAAGAAATGGCATATTCATCCTTGTGTTTTCCCGGCCCTACAGCAGGATGAAGCCATCCATTGCCATCATTTTTTGCTTCTTGGTCCTGGGAGTTGACAGCCAAAGCTGGTTCCAGTTCATGAAAGAGGCTGGTCAAGGTAAGGGCAAAGGATGGGGACAGGAGGTTGCATTTGTGAGTTCCAAGTATTTACCAGAGCAGGGACCACATAATTAAGGGATAACGTGCTTGTGAAGTCTCCATGGATAGACAAGCTGTGTTGCTCTTCCCATGTAGTTCTGAACTCTTCTGGTCAGTGTTTACCTTTTTCTGTGAGGATCCCAAGCCTGAGATCACGTAATGTTTGTGCAGCAGCTTTCCCACAGGAGTGTAGGAACAATCTGTATTTGAAAGTTGCAGATTCGCCAACAGAagaggggatctgctgccctcttgtgGCAGCTCATGTCTGGTGTCTGGGGTCTATGTCTGGTGACTGTGAATTGAAGTAGATCCCAAGGGTAGAGTGTTCCAGGCCAGGCACAGGAGAACCAGTgcagtccacagtccacagtgACAGCAGCCAAGGCTAACTGAACTCTTCACACAATGAAAAGGCGCTGTCCAATATGTGTGGAAatgatttagtttttaaattaatcttgtgGTGTAGTGCTACGTCTATCTTTTAAGGAAACAGAGGCACAAAGCATAATAAGCtacctaacaacaacaacaacaacaacaaaaaaccctggaAGAGCACAGGTTAGCCCAAGTTGGCCCACTCCTCATAATCCATGACACAGCTCCCCGGACAGAGAGAGGACTTCATGAGCACACACTCACTGTTGACCTGAGAAGCAGCAGGTCATGGGTTGGGGAAGGCAGCTGTCTGTGAAGGACGCTCCAGATCCCCTGCCACCCACAGAAGACTGTGACTTGCTTACCTGGAATATAGGTCTTCTGGAGCTGAGACATGGACAAGAAACTGTCACCAAGGAAAGTACATCCCACCAGCCACagcacaataaaaattaaatgaacctAGATATTgggctttcccttttctcctaACTTGTCACTTTTGAAGATATTTCCCATCTAATGTTAGCTGGATCTGTCCTTCAGTGCACAGCTCACCACAGCTGTCCTTGGTTTACACCTTCTGCTGTTTGTGGCACCTTCCTGAGAGGTAGATAAATGAGATGATAAATTGAGCATCTTCCATGAACATCCCACGTGCATTTTCTCAGGTTTTCTGTATAACCACCAAGGTGGCTAATACTCTTCCCTGTTCTTGGAGAGGATGTAGACGTTTCAAACCTAGTGTGCCCTTTGCCACCTAGAGTCTCTGATCATCCAGCTTGTTTCTGTCTGTATCAGAGAACTCACTGTTGTCTCCGCTGGTGGAGAGCTGAGAACAGCTCAGGTTGCAATAGATGCTGGACATTCCGTGGGGTCAGAGAAGAACCGCACTCACTCTGCCCGGAGAGCAGTGTCTCCCATGGCCTGTGCTAGGAGAGAGCTGTGGCTGCAGTGGTGattgtagcacttgggaggctgaggcagaaggattgtgagtttcaggctagccagggttatatagagaTGCATGCTGCCTCTAAAGGAAGAGAACAcgtgagaaaggaaagaaatggaagaagagagggggcagaggaagggaagaggcctCATGTCTCACACCATAGACAGAAGTTTCCCTGGGCCATTTCAGAGAGAGCTTCATCATCACATGATGAAACATCCCCTAGAGAGCATCTCTCCTCTGAATGCTTTTGGAGCAGCCAAAGACCAACATCAACAGAGTTAAGTCAGGAATCCCTCAGAATAAAACTCGCTCCAAAAGCACTTCTCTTTGCAAGGCATGGGGAAGTAAGAACTATTCTTTTCAAGCCAGCAACAGTTCTGTGGTTTGTGAAAGGCTGAAGTCATTGGGATGAGTTGGACGGAAGTTTTAATCCTCTCTTTTGCCTAAATGCAATCTTCTTCATCATTCTCCTAACTCTCCAGGGACTAGAGACATGTGGCAGGCTTACTCTGACATGAAGGAGGCCAACTGGAAAAACTCAGACAAATACTTCCATGCTAGAGGGAACTATGATGCTGCCCAAAGGGGACCAGGAGGAGCCTGGGCTGCTAAAGTGATCAGGTAACAGAGGTCTCGGTGAGCAGAGCTTGACTGCTCTGGACAGTCAGGAGGGGCTCTCCTCTGCATCCTGTGCACACTGCCCATTAACCATCCTCTTTTCTGTGCATAGTACTGGGAGTGGTTGGCAATGATGCATGAtaccccaccctctctcccctGGTGCTGCTCATCCATCATGAGGGTGACTTCCTGGGCTGAGCAGGTGTTTATTCAGGCAGGATCAGTACCAGCCTCTCCTTCCCTGGTGTTTCTGGGCTCCTCTTAGGGCCATCTCATGAAGAAGGGAGTCCAGAGGGTGGGGCCATTGCCATCAGCTTGATTATGGGTCTTCTTCTTGTCTGTCTTGATTACAGTGATGCCAGAGAGGGTATTCAGAGGTTCACAGGACGTGGGGCAGAGGACTCAAGAGCTGACCAGTTTGCCAACAAATGGGGTCGGAATGGTAGAGACCCCAACCACTTCCGACCTGCTGGCCTGCCTAATAAATACTGAGTTTTCTCTTCATGTTGTTCCCAGCCATGCAGACCCAACGAAAGAGGCAATTACTGAACTGAATTAGTTCCTAAACTCTGGATCCCTAAGCACCCCAAAATGTTGAATAAATTCTTGTGAAATGTAGCTTGTCATTGTCATTTGAAGGAGCACAGGACAGTCGTATTGAGGATGTGGGCCATAGGAATGACCAAGAAAcaccactgttttattttttaagaaagagatatGAAAAGATAGCAGTTGGAGTATAACTCTATATGTCTATACATGGACCAAAACATGTATTATGTATCCCCTCAAACACAGGCAGATAGCAAGAAAGCCCTGTGTACTATTTTGGTTATGAAGTTAAAAACTAGATAAAAACCAATACATTCTGGGCTGAGGATATAGCCTAATAacagagtgattgcctagcatgtgtgaggcccttcCAACCCCATGTCCTCCATATAAAAAAATCGATAAATTCTTGCTTAGCAAAATATAACTTAGAAAGACTAAAGATGAAATCAAAGCCATCCTGTAATTGTTTTAAGAGATTGATGCTTCCCACAAAGAAAGCCTCAGATGTTTCTATAGATAATGTTTCTATAGATAATGTTCACCCTTCAAAAAGGCAAGTCACTCccattttgtaaaattaattctGGAAAGAAGACACATTCTGTAATACGTCTCTGGGATAGAAAAGCTTTGGCATCTCCCTCCCCACAACCTATAAGAAATTATCAAAAAGCAAAAGTATGCTGACCTATGATGGACTGACTCCAGCAGTGACCAGCTCCAGGCCCCAGGTATAGCCTGGGGCTGCTCCCTTTACATAATCCCTGAAGATTCTCCAATCTTGGAAACTGGGGCCCAGATATTTAAGATCTCCCATAAATCTGTGCAGTTGTGTGTCAGTCAGAAGTATTAAAAcaccagaaaaagagaaaacagtggATATAACTGTCTCTTAAACACATGACTCCTACCCTAAGGCCCATGGAGGACTGCCTCAGTGATGGAGGACTGTCTCAGTTGCCCCATGGGGGCATTTAGATACCCTCTCTCTGAAGCACATGCACTACACTTATGTGTTCCCAAGTGCCCTGGTCCTCACGGATGTCTTCTCGTGGCAAGTACTGGGGAAGCTTCAGGAAGTTCTCCAGCCTAATTTATAGTCTCTGGGCCTGAGATACAAGGTCAGCTTTCTAGATGGCCTGTACTTCCTCAATAAGCTAACAGTTACTATTGTAACTACACCTGGTGCAGACTCCATGTAGTTGAAAAGTGGTGGTCCATCCGAACTTACAGGAGTGTTCCCAGAGCCAGTACTGACCACGAGAAAAGTGGAAGGTGACTGGTGGATGAACACAAGGTGGCCATTGGTAGGGGGAGGACTCCTCAGTGGATAAAAGGTGAAGCACCAAGACAGACTAAGACAGGAATGTGCCTTGGCAGCCTCTGCCCCACGAGAGAGCAAGCACAGAAGGCCACGCAATGCCTAGTCCACTCTGTGAAATGTCAGGAGGAGCAAATCCAGGGacaaattttttctttctttcttttttggtttttcgagacagggtttctctgtgtagctttgagccctttcctggaactggctttggagaccaggctgtcctcgaactcacagagatccgcctgcctctgcctccaagtgctgggattaaaggcgtgtgccaccaccacccagtctaaattaaatcttttttttttttttttttttttttgagctgaggactgaacccagggccttgtgcttgctaggcaagtgctctaccactgagctaaatccccaaccctaaacaatactttttttttttttttggttattttcaagacagggtttctctgtgtagctttgtgcctttcctggaactcactctgtagctcaggctggcctcgaactcacagagatccgcctggctctgcctcccgagtgctgggattaaaggtgtgcaccaccactgcccggcaggaaCAAATTCTTGATTGCCAGAGTCTGGGTACTTGCTGGTGTGGTATCTCCTGTGGGGCACTGAGAAGGTTCTGGAACTGGACAAAGAGGCTGAACAAAACCGAATGAAACCAAGGCTTCAGGGTAGTACACTCCCATGTGGTTAAAGTGGTAAATGTTGTGTTATATGCCAATTAGCAAAAACTCCAGCCAGGGGGTGCAGTGTGGGAACAAGCTTAGGAGCCAGTGAATGAAATGACTGTTACCATAATTTTTTGGAAATCCAAAGAAATGATCAATTGTAGTTTGAGGTTGTCATGGCTACTGTCCAGAACTATTGAGGATGCCATTTCATTCTCAGGGGTTTTAAACTTTCTTCTTGAATTTTGTTACAAAAGTCACTCTTTTGAGGATATATTTCTACAAGGGtttagtttcattttcttctttcttttctttttttcttttctcccacttAGAggactgggaacagaactcagtgtggtggtctgaatgagaatggcccccataggctcacacatTTGATGTTTGGcccctgtcttagtcagggtttctattgctgtgaagagacaccgtgaccacggcaactcttaaaaaggaaaacatttaattgaggtgatgacttacagtgcagaggttcggtccattatcatcatggtgaggagcatggcggtgtgcggGTAGGCGTGTTGGCTACATTTTGATcacaaggcaacaggaagtggactgaacgtcacactgagggaagcttaagcaaaggagacctcaaagcccgcctccacagtgacacacttcctccaataaggccacacctcccaagagtgccactctctatgagcttatgggggccaatgacattcaaactgccacagccCCCAGTTAGTGGAGCTGTTTGGAGaagtggccttgttagagtaggtgtgacGCTGtgagaggaagtgtgtccctgaggGTGTGAAGTTTCCAAAGCTCCAACAGGCTCAGTCTCACCCTCTCTGCCCACTGCCTGAGGATCAGGCTGTCAGCtttcagctactgccccagcgCCTTGCCTGCTTGCCGGCTGCCATGTTCCCCGCCGTGATGGTCACAGACTAACCCTCTGCAGCTGTGAGCCAAGCCCCCAGTGACAgactttcttttatgagttgccttggtcatggtgtctcatcagaGCAGCGGAACAGTGATTACGTCACTCACGgacttgcacatgctaggcaggtgcctTACCACGATCCGCACTGGGCgtggggttctaggcaggggctctagaGCTGAGCATTGACCCTAACTCCATTTCTATGAGTTCTGACAGAATTATCACCACACTTGGTACTGTGGGTGTAGGTTAGGTTCCATTTCTGATGCAGTTCTCTTAAACTGGCTGGCGGTCGCACCCTGCCCTGAGCTCTGGCTGTTGGGGGTTGTGCACTCCCTGGAATTTTTTTCTAGAAGGTCGTGTGAGTGGAGCCCCAGCAGTGCCTCTTCCTCTATGTGCCCACGTCCTCTTGTGTGAGACATGTCCATGGTGGAAGAGTCCGAAGCTTGTTTCTGGGTACCACTCCTTTTAGGGATGCAGGGGATTGCTTCTCTGTGTGCCCAGTGAAGGTCACTGGGTAACTCTTCCAGTTCTAGGAACAAAGCTGGGTTTgaatgtgcattcattttcagttCTCCAGAACCTTCTACCtcccaaaggctgaggcaggaggattgctagagtttaagaccagcctggactacatgtctcaaaaagagaatCAGATGCCTTGTTAGGGAGGATTATGCAGGATTGGGAGGACAGAGAGATTTATCTCTAATTCTAGAGACCCCAGAAATGCAGTGGGTTGTTCTGGCTCCTTCCAGAGGCTGtgcatacccacccacccccccagcccccagaacAGACAGGGGTCTCAACAACAGAACAGACAGGGTCACAGCCGGGAGAACCCTCGGTGCCATTGCTAGTCACACTGAAGGCTAGCAACATGAGGGCTGGGTCAGCATCCTCACCTGTGTTGACAGGTACACCAAACCCATGGCCTTCAAGTCATCTTTCATGTAGAAAGAGCTCTTCCCTGAGAATGTTGCGCATCTTAGCATTGGACAGAATCAGTTTgtggcactgaaaaaaaaaatagttcccaCTCTAGTCTCTGACAGGCAGGGTGTCCCCAGCAGCGAGGACACCCTTTTCCCTGTGGCATACCAGCCACTTTGCAGACCACTTCCAGGGAAACGGAAGAGGCTGTTTGCTGTGTCCTAGTTTCTGAGAACTGGTCTTAAGTGCTCCTGCCACGGAAAGACAGCCACGCTGTTACAATCCCTTGTAAGCTGCTTATAGCCTTCAGTCTTTTAGATGAACTTTCCTTATACTCACCCTGTGTTACTAGGAGTAAGCTGCCACAGTGGCACAAAGCATATTGCGTTTGGGAATTCCTTTTCATTCTCATGAGAGGCATTAAAAAACCACACCgatagctgggcggtgatggctgcagcgcacgcctttaatcccagcactctggaggcagaggcaggcgggtctctgtgagttccaggtcagcccggtctacagagtgagttctaggatagccagagctacacagggaaatcctgtcttgaaaaaaccaaaccaaaccaagccaagccaaaaccaacaaaaccaaaacaacactaCCGATGGATGCCAGGTACAGAGGCATGAGCCTGTACcgagtgcttgggaggctgaggcagaagggttgatgtgaagccagcctgagcaattTAGTAAGacccagacacaaaacaaaaagctaactCTGCCTCTCCCGCTACTCATGTGCACCCCTTCCCTTCTAAGATGTTAAGCAGCTCTTtaaggtttggggttttttttttggcaattGGAAATTAAGCCCATTTCCCATCAAGCAGCCTCAGGCTGCCCTTaaattcactttgtagtccaTGTTGGCCCCCAAGtagtggcaatcctcctgctccagtcTCCAGAATGCCCGTGCCCCCGGGGGCagtctttcattcttcctttcacacacactcacctatGACGAGGGAGCCAGACAGGCTTGTGGATGTCTGCCCTCGAGGGCTCCCACTCTGCAGGGGGAATAAAGTAAGGAGTTAGTGAACCGGCCTTAAAGGCAGGCCGGGAAGAAGTGCAGCATGCTGGCATCATGAGCTGCTGGCAAGGTCTGCTCCAGGAGCTGCTCAGGACCGCCAGGCACGGTTCCCATCACTGTGACACAGGGCTGACAGAAGCAGCCCGGGAAAGCAAGGGtctcttggctcacagtttgaagataCAGTCCAGCATGGCGGGAATCGGGGCTGCAGGAGGCTGAATCCCATGGTTATGCTggatccagtcaggaagcagagcagtgaATGCTGGTGGTCAGTTCATGGTCCATTTTCCCTCTGTATTTGGTCCGGGACCCcagtccatgggatggtgctggccacattcagggtgggtcttccctccccCACGTAATAACCTGGAAACGCCCTCACAGACATCCCcacaggtgtgtctcctaggatTATAGATCCAGTTGGGTAGAAAATAAAGATTAACCAGCACAAATCCACCCGTCCTGAGCTTGAAACACATCACCGCAGACTTTAACATTCTGCCCAGGCACTACAGTCTCGCGATCACAGTGCAGCGAGGCATTTAGTCCGTCTCTAACAGTCTCCAGCGTCTTAACCTTTCTAACACTTCAAAAGTTTAAGTGCAGAGTCTCTGTGAGACCTGGGCAAGCTCTTAACTTTAGCCTCTACACATCCAAGCTAATATTTTCCGTACGCGGTGGTATAGTGTCGGCGTTCAGTTCAAAGGGGGGATGTGAGCACAGCAAGGAAAGATCAGGCCAAAGCAAGACCAGAACCCAGCAACGTGAACGCCAGCCCTGCAGCTCCATTCTTTATCCGGGCTCCAAGTCTTCGGTACcccgcctcccccaccccccagctcagTTATCCGCGTACAAGAGACCTCTCTCTCGGGCTGGCTCCACTTCATGCCTGCAGCTGTTCTTGGCAGATGTTCCACATTCCTAGTACCTCCGACATCCTCGGATTTCCACTGCAATTTAGGTTTCACTTTCCTTAACAACTTCATGCAGTGAACTCCCAGGGCCGCCTTATGGGGACTCTAAGTCTGCCACTTATTGCTTGGCCTCAGCAACTTTCTACAACCTTGCCTTAAGCCTCCACGACCCATGTATATTCTATTCCTGTGAGACGAGCAGTATGTGGATGACTCTgccatgtggtgatacattgtgtaccctaataaacttgcctgaggatcagaggacagggccggccactagattagacaaagaggtcaggcagtggtggcacacacctttaatcccagcacttgagatctcatgcctttgcttgggaagcacacacatgcctttaatcccaggaagtaatatggcagggcagagaaaggtatataaggtgtgaggagacaggaactcactctctttaggctgaagattATGAAGAGGTAAGAActggtggctggctgttctgcttctctgatctttcagctttcaccctgatatctggctctgtttttttttttttttttttttttttttttttaattaaaagaccttctaagattcgaacaacactgcccagttatttttatttatttttgagacaaggtctcactatctagtctgactggccttgaactcatagagatccacctgtctctgccttctgccaaATTCTGCCACCAGCTCCAGATAGAGTCTGGTGCATTATTATTCCCACAGCTGTAGTGGCCTTGGTGCATCTCAGCAGCTGCATTAGAGTTCTGTGGAGGAAGAGAATCGACAGAatgaatatattataaatttatacAGATATAGGGACATAAGTTATATCATATAGCTTATAATTCAGGTTACTAGTCACATTGAGTGTAATTGTTTAGAGGTGTGATAGGATATGTTGGTTTCCAGAAACCAagtggtgttttattttatttatttattacattaaaaaagtgttttgcagcagggtttctttgtgtagtcctggctgtcctggaacttgctttgtagaccaggctggcctcaagtttacagaaatccacctgtctctgcttctaaaTTGCCAGATTAAAGGcacacgccaccactgcccagcatca
The nucleotide sequence above comes from Peromyscus maniculatus bairdii isolate BWxNUB_F1_BW_parent chromosome 1, HU_Pman_BW_mat_3.1, whole genome shotgun sequence. Encoded proteins:
- the LOC102926683 gene encoding serum amyloid A-3 protein, with the translated sequence MKPSIAIIFCFLVLGVDSQSWFQFMKEAGQGTRDMWQAYSDMKEANWKNSDKYFHARGNYDAAQRGPGGAWAAKVISDAREGIQRFTGRGAEDSRADQFANKWGRNGRDPNHFRPAGLPNKY